In the Quercus lobata isolate SW786 chromosome 5, ValleyOak3.0 Primary Assembly, whole genome shotgun sequence genome, one interval contains:
- the LOC115993132 gene encoding protein SYS1 homolog isoform X1, which translates to MFYRAVAWGPCLIVAQILCLQCLYYLSLGVFLTFLVGTRVSRMSLVYFFDYAAVTTSTVTGWCVIASFLLSSFAGAGIMLHLIERAKKCLDFSATPYIIHIFICIIYGGWPSSITWWVLNGTGVAVMALLGEYLCIKHELREIPITRFRSRSAELI; encoded by the exons ATGTTCTATCGTGCAGTGGCATGGGGCCCTTGCCTTATTGTTGCCCAAATTCTTTGCCTTCAATGCTTATACTATCTCTCTCTAGGAGTATTCTTGACATTTCTAGTCGGGACTCGAGTGTCTCGGATGAGCCTTGTGTATTTCTTTGATTATGCTGCCGTCACTACCTCTACCGTGACCGGTTGGTGTGTCATTGCTTCGTTTTTGCTGAGCTCTTTTGCAGG AGCTGGCATTATGCTTCATTTGATTGAGAGGGCCAAAAAGTGCTTAGACTTTTCAGCCACACCGTACATCATCCATATCTTTATATGCATCATATATGGAGGTTGGCCTTCTTCAATAACATGGTGGGTTCTGAATGGCACTGGAGTTGCAGTGATGGCTTTGCTAGGTGAATATCTGTGCATTAAACATGAACTGCGAGAGATTCCCATTACACGATTCCGTTCAA GATCAGCAGAATTGATTTGA
- the LOC115991536 gene encoding MAR-binding filament-like protein 1-1 produces MGFFVGSSCFLHSPLCQSRFLSSSSSSSSSSQPMFLYSCTRNAETKRKNIAPMASMHHEDPNQSVHLKRRAILFVGITVLPLLQLKARALEGLATKESELMKPEENQNGEQAIQRDAPPNPFLALLNGLAVFGSGVFGALYALAQREKTASNAIIESMKSRLKEKEAAIVSLERNFESKLLKEQEERTKQLRKTKEEQQTLLSQLNAANRTITGLGQELKSEKRLIEELKDQIDSLEINLSKAGDDKKELEDNLKEKLDSIQVLQERINLLSLELKDKEDNIQNLSSSLAEKELELNNLNFTYKQTKDELAKAHSEIQRMEGEYLKIQKELESKNSMLDELNTRVSSLTFERDDYKRKLDVIKEEYNDLKSSSEKKAASDAKLLGEKEEELKRLKQKLELSLNELSENQSIIADLTQERDSLRGTLDTELNNVKQLKLELQNTQETLGKCRNEVSDLTSQLKQSINLCSELESEISRVQAEFSEVRESLQRSLDEAKLTSEDLAGEMTAVKEVLKKTNEELQFVSHELTTTVEDRDRLQQELVGVYKKAENAANDLKEEKNVVSSLSKELQTLEKQILKDKEARRSLETDLEEATKSLDEMNRNVFVLSRDLEKANSQISDLEDEKEVLYKSLTEQKNVSKEAQDNMEDAHNLVMRLGKERESLEKRAKMLEDELASAKGEILRARSQINSSKAHVNNQQPQQEEAEGNVTVTAKKNVRRRKASSQ; encoded by the exons aTGGGCTTTTTTGTGGGAAGCTCTTGCTTTTTACACTCTCCCCTCTGCCAATCTcgctttctttcttcttcttcttcttcttcttcttcttctcaacccATGTTCTTGTATTCTTGCACAAGAAATGCAGAGACAAAGAGGAAGAACATTGCTCCAATGGCTTCTATGCACCATGAGGACCCAAACCAAAGCGTTCACTTAAAGAGGAGGGCGATTCTGTTTGTGGGTATTACGGTTCTTCCCTTATTGCAACTCAAGGCTAGAGCTCTTGAAGGTTTAGCAACAA AGGAAAGTGAGCTAATGAAACCAGAGGAGAACCAAAACGGAGAG CAAGCAATTCAAAGAGATGCTCCACCAAATCCCTTCCTAGCTCTGCTGAACGGACTTGCAGTATTTGGTTCTGGTGTTTTTGGTGCGCTCTACGCTTTGGCTCAGAGAGAAAAGACAGCTTCTAATGCAATAATAGAATCT ATGAAGTCCCGACTGAAAGAAAAGGAAGCTGCTATTGTTTCATTAGAGAGAAACTTTGAATCAAAGTTACTGAAGGAACAGGAAGAACGAACCAAGCAACTCAGAAAGACAAAGGAGGAGCAGCAGACCTTATTGAGCCAACTAAATGCGGCAAACAGGACGATCACAGGTTTGGGACAGGAgctgaaaagtgagaaaagattGATTGAGGAGCTTAAAGATCAAATTGACAGTCTTGAGATCAACCTTTCAAAGGCTGGGGATGATAAAAAGGAACTTGAAGACAATTTGAAGGAAAAGCTCGATTCAATTCAAGTCTTACAGGAAAGGATCAATTTGCTCAGCCTAGAGCTCAAGGATAAAGAAGATAATATTCAAAATCTTAGCTCTTCTCTTGCTGAAAAGGAATTAGAGTTGAACAACTTGAATTTTACCTACAAGCAGACAAAGGACGAACTTGCTAAAGCTCATTCAGAAATACAAAGAATGGAAGGTGAATacctaaaaattcaaaaagaactAGAATCAAAAAATTCTATGTTGGATGAATTAAATACAAGAGTAAGTTCTTTGACTTTTGAGAGAGATGATTATAAGAGGAAATTGGATGTAATTAAGGAGGAATACAATGATCTAAAGTCATCTTCTGAGAAGAAGGCAGCTTCGGATGCTAAGCTTttgggagaaaaagaagaggaactTAAGCGGCTAAAGCAGAAGCTTGAGCTTTCTCTAAATGAATTGAGTGAAAACCAATCAATAATTGCTGATTTGACCCAAGAAAGAGACAGTTTGAGGGGAACGCTGGACACAGAATTGAACAATGTAAAGCAGCTGAAACTTGAACTCCAGAACACACAAGAAACACTTGGAAAATGTAGAAATGAAGTTTCTGATCTCACAAGTCAACTAAAACAGTCTATAAATCTGTGCTCAGAGCTTGAGAGTGAGATCTCTAGGGTCCAGGCAGAGTTTAGTGAAGTGAGGGAATCACTGCAGAGGAGTCTTGATGAGGCAAAACTAACTAGTGAAGATCTGGCTGGTGAGATGACAGCAGTGAAGGAAGTTCTGAAGAAAACAAACGAGGAGCTACAATTTGTGTCCCATGAACTGACAACTACAGTGGAAGATCGTGATAGACTACAACAGGAATTGGTTGGTGTCTATAAAAAAGCAGAAAATGCAGCCAAtgatttaaaagaagaaaaaaatgtagtttCTTCTTTAAGCAAAGAACTACAGACTTTGGAGAAGCAAATCTTGAAAGACAAAGAGGCTCGAAGATCTCTTGAAACAGACCTGGAAGAGGCTACCAAATCACTTGATGAGATGAACCGAAATGTTTTTGTGCTTTCTAGAGATCTAGAGAAGGCTAATTCTCAAATTTCTGACCTTGAAGATGAAAAGGAGGTGCTTTACAAGTCTCTTACAGAGCAAAAGAATGTATCTAAAGAGGCCCAGGATAACATGGAAGATGCTCATAACCTTGTCATGAGACTAGGGAAGGAAAGGGAGAGTTTGGAGAAGCGAGCAAAGATGCTTGAGGATGAATTGGCATCTGCCAAGGGTGAAATATTGCGGGCAAGGAGTCAAATAAATTCGTCAAAAGCTCATGTAAATAATCAGCAACCACAGCAAGAAGAAGCTGAAGGCAATGTCACAGTTACTGCAAAGAAAAATGTTAGGAGGAGAAAGGCTAGTTCCCAATGA
- the LOC115993132 gene encoding protein SYS1 homolog isoform X2, which yields MFYRAVAWGPCLIVAQILCLQCLYYLSLGVFLTFLVGTRVSRMSLVYFFDYAAVTTSTVTGWCVIASFLLSSFAGAGIMLHLIERAKKCLDFSATPYIIHIFICIIYGGWPSSITWWVLNGTGVAVMALLGEYLCIKHELREIPITRFRSNV from the exons ATGTTCTATCGTGCAGTGGCATGGGGCCCTTGCCTTATTGTTGCCCAAATTCTTTGCCTTCAATGCTTATACTATCTCTCTCTAGGAGTATTCTTGACATTTCTAGTCGGGACTCGAGTGTCTCGGATGAGCCTTGTGTATTTCTTTGATTATGCTGCCGTCACTACCTCTACCGTGACCGGTTGGTGTGTCATTGCTTCGTTTTTGCTGAGCTCTTTTGCAGG AGCTGGCATTATGCTTCATTTGATTGAGAGGGCCAAAAAGTGCTTAGACTTTTCAGCCACACCGTACATCATCCATATCTTTATATGCATCATATATGGAGGTTGGCCTTCTTCAATAACATGGTGGGTTCTGAATGGCACTGGAGTTGCAGTGATGGCTTTGCTAGGTGAATATCTGTGCATTAAACATGAACTGCGAGAGATTCCCATTACACGATTCCGTTCAA ATGTTTGA